A stretch of the Tautonia marina genome encodes the following:
- a CDS encoding glycosyltransferase family 4 protein, whose translation MRVGIDGGCLSNRRGFGRFSRSLLGALGRVAHDREFVVFVDQPSLDRVEVPAGFETVAVPVREAPSQAASAEGRRRVADLLAFSRATSGANLDAMVFPSSYSFFPVWNVGRVIVTIFDALPLIYPDLVFPNRRGRLFWTVKERVAVRSADRILTTSEVSRRDLMAHYRLPGDRVGLIGAAPDPVFRPSAPGPASDEAMRRYGLRPEERFLIYVGGLSPHKNLTRLMQAFARSAPSGVRLAIVGDFGDVFHTHAPELRAETERLGLSHQIVFTGFVPDEDLVHLYGRAEALVQPSLLEGFGLPPVEAMACGTPVLASTAGSLPEVVGEAGLFFDPTDLDAMAGAMAEVLGDRGTRARLAEAALRRSARFTWDAAARQLLEHLDGLGPKTHLKVA comes from the coding sequence ATGCGAGTGGGCATTGATGGGGGCTGCCTGAGCAATCGTCGGGGGTTTGGTCGCTTCTCCCGGTCGTTGCTGGGGGCGCTGGGTCGGGTGGCTCATGACCGGGAGTTCGTGGTCTTCGTCGATCAGCCGTCGCTGGACCGGGTCGAGGTGCCCGCGGGGTTTGAGACGGTGGCCGTGCCGGTTCGAGAGGCGCCGAGCCAGGCGGCCTCGGCCGAGGGACGGCGACGGGTGGCCGACTTGCTCGCCTTCAGTCGGGCCACGAGCGGGGCGAACCTCGATGCGATGGTCTTTCCCTCGTCGTACAGCTTCTTCCCGGTCTGGAACGTCGGCCGGGTTATCGTGACCATCTTTGATGCGTTGCCGCTGATCTATCCCGACCTTGTGTTTCCGAACCGGCGGGGCCGCCTGTTCTGGACGGTCAAGGAGCGGGTGGCGGTGCGGTCGGCCGACCGGATTCTGACGACATCCGAGGTGTCTCGCCGCGACCTGATGGCTCATTACCGCTTGCCGGGGGATCGGGTGGGCCTGATCGGGGCGGCTCCCGACCCGGTCTTTCGGCCGTCGGCACCGGGGCCGGCCTCGGACGAGGCCATGAGGCGGTACGGCTTGCGGCCGGAAGAACGGTTCCTCATTTATGTGGGTGGCTTGAGTCCTCATAAGAATCTGACTCGGCTGATGCAGGCGTTCGCCCGATCGGCCCCGAGCGGGGTTCGCCTGGCGATCGTCGGCGACTTTGGCGACGTCTTCCATACGCATGCCCCGGAATTGCGGGCCGAGACGGAACGACTTGGCCTTTCGCATCAGATTGTGTTCACAGGATTCGTTCCTGACGAGGATCTGGTACATCTCTACGGTCGAGCCGAGGCTCTGGTCCAGCCGTCGCTGCTGGAAGGGTTCGGCCTGCCGCCGGTTGAGGCGATGGCGTGTGGCACTCCGGTGCTGGCCAGCACGGCCGGATCGCTGCCCGAGGTCGTCGGGGAGGCGGGCCTGTTCTTCGATCCGACCGACCTCGACGCGATGGCCGGGGCGATGGCCGAGGTCCTTGGCGACCGTGGTACCCGAGCCCGCCTGGCCGAGGCCGCCCTGCGGCGCTCGGCCCGATTCACCTGGGACGCGGCCGCCCGGCAACTGCTGGAACACCTCGATGGGCTTGGCCCGAAGACTCACCTGAAGGTTGCTTGA